In one Caballeronia sp. M1242 genomic region, the following are encoded:
- a CDS encoding MFS transporter, with protein sequence MQATPFDGASHAAGRALTRGDYKTLALAALGGALEFYDFIIFVFFAPVIGQLFFPASIPDWLRQLQTFGIFAAGYLARPLGGIVMAHFGDLLGRKRMFTLSVLLMSVPTLLMGLLPTYASLGLMAPVLLLVFRVMQGAAVGGEVPGAWVFVSEHVPTRHIGYACGTLTAGLTAGILLGSLIATAINKTFSPADVASFAWRLPFLLGGLFGLCSVYLRRWLHETPVFAELQKRKSLAAELPLKAVLRDHGRAVIVSMLLTWMLSAAIVVVILMTPTLLQKQFHIAPATVLIANCAATLCLTVGCVLAGAIAGRIGAGKTLFVGAFLLAGSYYALFQQVAVDASTLLPWYALTGFTVGVIGAIPFVMVKSFPPAVRFSGISFSYNVAYAVFGGLTPIVVSLMMKSSPAAPALYVGALCVVGAVTALFIKEAR encoded by the coding sequence ATGCAGGCAACACCTTTCGACGGCGCGTCGCACGCCGCCGGCCGCGCCCTTACGCGCGGCGATTACAAGACGCTCGCGCTCGCCGCGCTCGGCGGCGCGCTCGAGTTCTACGACTTCATCATCTTCGTGTTTTTCGCGCCGGTCATCGGCCAGCTGTTTTTCCCGGCGTCCATTCCTGATTGGCTGCGCCAATTGCAGACTTTCGGCATCTTTGCCGCCGGGTATCTGGCGCGGCCGCTCGGCGGTATCGTGATGGCGCATTTCGGCGATCTGCTCGGACGCAAGCGCATGTTCACGCTTTCCGTCCTGCTGATGTCGGTCCCGACGCTCCTGATGGGCCTCTTGCCCACATACGCGTCCCTCGGGCTGATGGCGCCCGTTCTGCTGCTGGTTTTTCGCGTGATGCAGGGCGCGGCGGTCGGCGGCGAAGTGCCGGGCGCGTGGGTATTCGTCTCGGAACACGTGCCGACCCGTCATATCGGCTATGCGTGCGGCACGCTCACGGCCGGCCTGACCGCGGGGATTCTGCTCGGCTCGCTGATCGCGACGGCCATCAACAAGACGTTTTCTCCTGCCGATGTCGCGAGCTTCGCGTGGCGTCTGCCGTTCCTGCTCGGCGGGTTGTTCGGGCTCTGCTCGGTCTATCTGCGCCGCTGGCTGCATGAAACGCCGGTGTTCGCCGAACTCCAGAAGCGCAAGTCGCTGGCGGCTGAACTTCCGCTGAAGGCCGTTTTGCGCGACCACGGCCGCGCCGTCATCGTGTCGATGCTGCTGACGTGGATGCTCTCGGCCGCCATCGTCGTCGTGATCCTGATGACGCCCACGCTGCTCCAGAAGCAGTTCCACATTGCGCCGGCCACGGTGCTGATCGCGAACTGCGCCGCGACGCTGTGTCTCACGGTCGGCTGCGTGCTCGCGGGCGCGATTGCCGGCCGCATCGGCGCGGGCAAGACGCTTTTCGTCGGCGCGTTCCTGCTGGCGGGCTCGTACTACGCGCTGTTCCAGCAAGTCGCGGTCGATGCCTCGACGCTGCTGCCGTGGTACGCGCTCACGGGCTTCACGGTCGGCGTGATCGGCGCCATTCCGTTCGTGATGGTCAAGTCGTTCCCGCCCGCCGTGCGCTTTTCGGGCATCTCGTTCTCGTACAACGTCGCGTATGCGGTGTTCGGCGGACTCACGCCGATCGTCGTTTCGCTGATGATGAAATCGAGCCCGGCCGCGCCCGCGCTCTACGTCGGCGCGCTGTGCGTGGTCGGCGCGGTGACCGCGCTCTTCATCAAGGAAGCACGCTGA
- a CDS encoding DUF333 domain-containing protein produces MFKLATSFAVATLLAACRSPVPSATDVVADQPASRPDSHTGLPNPASTNCIRQGGTLQIVESGDGQIGMCRFPGGKSCEEWALLRGQCSPDQK; encoded by the coding sequence GTGTTCAAGCTCGCCACCTCATTTGCCGTTGCTACTTTATTGGCAGCGTGCAGGTCGCCCGTCCCTTCCGCCACTGACGTGGTTGCAGACCAGCCCGCCTCGCGGCCCGATTCGCACACAGGACTTCCCAACCCGGCTTCCACGAACTGCATCCGCCAAGGCGGGACGCTGCAAATCGTCGAGAGCGGCGACGGCCAGATCGGCATGTGCCGCTTCCCAGGCGGCAAGTCGTGCGAGGAATGGGCGCTGCTCCGCGGCCAATGCTCGCCAGACCAAAAATAA
- a CDS encoding response regulator transcription factor has product MRVAVLQTDPSYRNLIAEVVKRLGHTVVTFGDGLLLSKALSRSTVDLLILDWNSTGLCGLDLLKSVRSSFGERVPVMFATADGAEHNVVCALTAGADDFVVYPIRPGEFGARVEALLRRAYPTTSSACLEIGPYRFDSRQQTVTVRGRPVQLSGTQFRLAQLFFSNIGRVLSRDHIFAMVWGREFRETTRTIDSHVSRLRLALEIEPVNHFRLQPVYKSGYRLLHLYDDGEDAGDDRVETEHARIAA; this is encoded by the coding sequence ATGCGCGTCGCCGTTTTGCAAACCGACCCAAGTTACCGAAATCTCATCGCCGAAGTCGTCAAACGACTCGGTCACACTGTCGTCACCTTCGGCGACGGCCTGCTGCTTTCCAAGGCGCTGTCGCGTTCGACCGTCGATCTGCTGATCCTCGACTGGAACTCGACGGGGCTCTGCGGTCTCGATCTGCTGAAATCCGTGCGCTCGAGCTTCGGCGAGCGCGTTCCCGTGATGTTCGCTACTGCCGACGGCGCCGAGCACAACGTCGTCTGCGCGCTGACGGCGGGCGCGGACGACTTCGTGGTGTATCCCATCCGTCCGGGCGAATTTGGCGCGCGCGTCGAAGCGTTGCTGCGCCGCGCGTACCCGACGACGTCCAGCGCGTGCCTGGAGATCGGGCCGTATCGCTTCGATTCGCGTCAGCAGACCGTCACCGTGCGGGGCCGCCCGGTGCAATTGAGCGGCACGCAGTTCCGGCTGGCGCAGCTTTTCTTCTCGAATATCGGCCGCGTGTTGTCGCGCGATCACATTTTCGCGATGGTGTGGGGCCGGGAATTCCGCGAAACCACGCGCACCATCGATAGCCACGTGTCGCGCCTGCGTCTCGCGCTGGAAATCGAGCCGGTGAACCACTTTCGCCTGCAGCCGGTGTACAAGAGCGGCTATCGGCTGCTTCATCTGTACGACGACGGTGAAGACGCGGGCGACGATCGCGTGGAAACGGAGCATGCGCGAATCGCTGCTTGA
- a CDS encoding DUF2628 domain-containing protein: MNQINEQAAPQTDAHSASFQLDRDMALFVGKNIEYYSRKWVIQNTRMSKRTWNGAAFLLGPVWLVYRKMRLASRRLHCNRSGLYRSDVFAE; the protein is encoded by the coding sequence ATGAATCAAATCAACGAACAAGCCGCACCGCAAACTGACGCACACTCCGCATCATTCCAACTTGATCGCGACATGGCACTGTTCGTCGGAAAGAACATTGAGTATTACAGTCGCAAATGGGTGATTCAAAACACGCGCATGTCGAAGCGAACGTGGAACGGCGCCGCGTTTCTCTTAGGGCCGGTCTGGCTCGTGTACAGGAAAATGCGCTTGGCAAGCCGCCGCCTACATTGCAATCGCTCTGGTTTGTACCGTAGCGACGTCTTCGCTGAGTGA